The sequence below is a genomic window from Aureispira sp. CCB-E.
TATCTTTATTTTAAGGGGATTAACAATTTAACGTTACTTCGTGGAAATCACATAGTAGCAAAGCTATCAACTAAGCAAAGCGATCTCACAAAGTGTTCTATTTGATTGAATGCTATTTTAACAATAAAAGAAAGTAATTGTTCTCTGTTAAAAGCATTAGTAGCAGCGCAGCTAACTATTGAAGCATAAAACACAGATTTAGTCCTATCTGCATGTCTAAAATTACCATCAATTAACTATCCTTCGTTCTAAAACTCTAAACTAGTTTCCTTGCTAACATGTACCAAAGCATCTCCTTGATTAACAATAGGTGCATGATTGGCCGCTATTATATAACCATCATACGTTGAGATAACATCTACTTCAAAGTCTCCATAAGGATCGCTAATAGAACCAATTTTATCTCCCTTTGACACTTGACTTCCTAATTTTAATTCTGTCCGAAACATTCCTGAATGCTTGGCACGAATCCAAGTTGATTTTTTTACTAAAATAGGCTGTACTTTTTCAGGATGTCTACTTCCCATTAACTCTTTGGTAAAATCACGCATTCCTAGATGATGCATAACACGTAAAGCACCATCTATCCCCACTTGTGTAACGTGTCGATCCAAGTGTAAAGTCTTCCCTCCTTCAAATAACAAAACCTTCTTACCTTTTTTAGACAAGGTGCTTCGAAACGATTTATCTCTATTTTCTGCATCAACAATAAATTTCGCACCAAAAGCTTTGGCCAAGGTCAGCACTTCCCTATCTCTTATATCCAAACGCACCTGCGAGTAATTGAAACGTGCAGCGCCTCCTGTATGAAAATCCATACAATAATCAATGTGAGGCACAATAGCATTCATAATATGATAAGCAAACCGCCCCGCTAAAGAACCTCTCTTAGAACCAGGAAACAATCGATTTAAATCCCTACCATCGGGAAATTCTCTTTCTTGATTCAAAAAGCCAAATACGTTAATTACGGGAATACAAATAACAGTGCCTTTTTGAGGTTTGTTGTAATCATTGGCTACAATTTGACGGACAATTTCTACCCCATTTACTTCATCTCCATGTATTCCAGCCGTTAGTAATACACAAGGACCATCTTCTTTACCTCTTTCTACAATAATAGGAACTGCAAGACTAGTCCTAGTATGCAATTTAGCAATATTTAGATTGATAACCTTACTTTTCCCTCTTCCAATTGGAGTATTTAATATTTCCATTTTAATAATGTATTTCTCATGACAATAGTTGATGCTACTAACTAAAAACAAAGCACTCACGAAATACCACGCAGTAGCAGCAAAGCTAACTAAAAGCGCAGCGCTCACGAAGTACCACGCAGTAGCAGCGAAGCTAATCAACAAACTACTACCATGAAATATTTACGAAGCATTCCGTTCCACATATCGAATGATAGATTTGGCAATATCTTTCTCTGTCGCTTTTTCAATTCCTTCTAAACCTGGCGAGGAATTTACTTCTAAGATCATTGGTCCTGAATTAGACTGTAGCATATCTACCCCTGCAATCGCTAAGCCCAATGTTTTAGCAGCTTTCAAAGCGGCATTTTCTTCTTCGTCTGACAATTCAATAATAGAAGCAGAACCACCTTGGTGTAAATTAGAGCGAAATTCTCCTTCTTTT
It includes:
- a CDS encoding succinylglutamate desuccinylase/aspartoacylase family protein codes for the protein MEILNTPIGRGKSKVINLNIAKLHTRTSLAVPIIVERGKEDGPCVLLTAGIHGDEVNGVEIVRQIVANDYNKPQKGTVICIPVINVFGFLNQEREFPDGRDLNRLFPGSKRGSLAGRFAYHIMNAIVPHIDYCMDFHTGGAARFNYSQVRLDIRDREVLTLAKAFGAKFIVDAENRDKSFRSTLSKKGKKVLLFEGGKTLHLDRHVTQVGIDGALRVMHHLGMRDFTKELMGSRHPEKVQPILVKKSTWIRAKHSGMFRTELKLGSQVSKGDKIGSISDPYGDFEVDVISTYDGYIIAANHAPIVNQGDALVHVSKETSLEF